The Stigmatella ashevillena genomic sequence AGGTCAGCTCCGGAGAAGTGGCGGTGGAACTCATGGTCAGCACGCCTTTGGCGAGTGTCACCTCTGCCGCGGCGAGCGTCTGGTTGCTGCCCGCCGTCAGCAGCGCGGCGATCTTCTTGTCGTTCACCAGCCACTCGGTTTGCTGCCGTGTGCGAGCGATATCGGCCGCGGTGTCACACAGGTTCAGGGTGATTCTCCGGCCAGCGGCGCCCCGTTGGTTGATCTCATCCAGGGCGAGCAGGATGGCGTTGAGACCTTGCTCCTCGGAGGCGTCCTTTCCCTGGCTCGGATCCGTTGCCGAGAGGCTCAAGGGCAGCACCGCGCCGATCTGCACGGCGTCCGGGGAGGTCAGGTCGCCATAACGGGTGCCACAGCCAGTGGGCTGGGGCAGACAGAAGTTGTTCGTGCAGACCTGATCGCTGTTGCAGTCGGCGTTGGTCTCGCATTCCGAGAGCCCGCCCGCGGTGGTCAGGCTGCACCCCGAGAGCAGGGCTGCGAGCAGGGGAAGGACTCGTGTGGTGCGCATCAGAAGCTCACCTCCATGCCGGCTCCGAGGCCCTGGGGGGCGACGGTCATCCGGACCTCGCCTTGGGCGGGGGGGCCTTCTTTGGGGTAGAGGATGATGGCGCCAATGGCGGCGGCCAATCCCACGCCGAAGCCGGTGTCGGCCACCAGGGCCTTGCCCCGGGTGCTGTCCGCAGCGGACTCCTTGTCCTCCAGTTGGGTGGCCGCGTCGAACTTCTTCCGCGCATCCCGCGCCTGGAGGCCGAAGAGGATCCCCGTGCCCACACTGGCCACGGACACGCCTCCCAGGACGAATGCCGCCAGCCGGGTACGGCGATAGGAATTCTGTGCCCGCTGGTATTCGGCTTGCTGCTGCCGCTGGGAGTTTTCCTCGGCACGCCGGGCGGTCTCTTGCTCCGCCTCCGCTTGCTTGCGCGCGGCGTCGGCTTCGTCCTGAAGCCGCTTGCGCTCGGCGTCCACGGCCACCTGTTGCTGCTCTTCCTTGTCGATGAGCAGCCGCAGCCGCTCCACGGCCGAGTGGGCACGCTTGACGAGCAGCGGGTCGGTCTCCCCGCTGGAGGTGCTGATGAACTGGTTGTAGTGGTTCATCGACTCGCGCAGGTCTCCCACCTGCTCATACGCGCGGGCGATGTTGTAGAGGATGCGCGGGTCGGGCGAGGCCTCGTAGGCCTTCTTCAGGGTGTCCGCCGCCTCGCGGTACCGCCTCGCGCTGTAGAGCCGCTCGCCCTCTTTGACGAGCGCGGCCTGGTTCTTCGCCCCCCGTTGCGCGTGTGCCAGGGGAGGGCTGAGCAGCAGGGCCAGTAACACCAGGCAAACCCATTTCATGGTGCCCGAGCCTACTGCCGAATTCGCCAGGGGGCGAAGCGCAGGATGCCGGGCCCCTGTCTGGACAAGGGCCCTCCCACCTCCAGAGGGTGGGACAGCTCCGAAAGAACGGTTTGAGCGGGTTTTAACTGCCCAGGCGAGAGATGAGGAGCTTGCGCTGGAGCATGAGGGCCTCGGGGGCCTTGGTTCCCAGTTGCTCGAAGAAGACCTCCTGGCTCTTGAGCTCGGACTTCCACTCGTCGGCCTTGATGGAGGTGGCTTCCGAGATGGCCTCGGGCGGCAGGTCCAGCCCCTGGGTGGGAATGTCTCCCTGGCGCGGCACCCAGCCGAGCAGCGTCTCCTGGGTGGGCACGCGGCCGTGGACGCGGTTTACGATCCACTCCAGCACGCGCATGTTCTCGCCGTAGCCCGGCCACAGGTACTTGCCGTTCTTGTCCTGCCGGAACCAGTTCACCTGGAAGATCTTCGGCAGGTGGGTGATGGACTTCTGCATGTCCAGCCAGTGCTGGAGGTAGTCCCCCATGTGGTAGCCGCAGAAGGGCAGCATGGCCATGGGGTCCCGCCGCACCACGCCCACCTTGCCGGTGGCCGCGGCCGTCGTCTCGCTGCCCATGGTGGCACCGAGGAACACCCCGTGCGTCCAGTTGAAGGCCTGGAGCACGAGCGGCACCGTGTTGGAACGGCGCCCGCCGAAGATGATGGCGCTGATGGGCACGCCCTGCGGGTCATTCGCCTTGGGGCTCAGGGCGGGGTTGTTCGTCATCGGCGCGGTGAAGCGGCTGTTGGGGTGGGCCGCCTTGTCCGGGCTGCCCTTCTTCCAGGGTCGGCCCTGCCAGTCGATGAGCTCCTCGGGCACCTCGCCGTCCTTGCCCTCCCACCACACGTCTCCATCCGCGGTCATGGCCACGTTGGTGAAGAGGGTGTCCTTGGCGATGGTGGCCATCGCGTTGGGGTTGGTCTTGGTGTTGGTGCCGGGCACCACGCCGAAGTAGCCCGCCTCGGGGTTGATGGCGTACAGCCTGCCGTCGGGCCCCACCCGCATCCACGCGATGTCGTCGCCGACGGTCTCCACCTTCCAGCCCTGGTAGCTCTTGGGCGGAATCATCATCGCGAAGTTCGTCTTGCCGCAGGCGGACGGGAAGGCGGCGGCGACGTACGTCGTCTGCCCCTTCGGATCGGTCACGCCCAGAATGAGCATGTGCTCGGCGAGCCACCCTTCCTCACGGCCCAGGTAGCTGCCGATGCGCAGCGCCAGACACTTCTTGCCCAGCAGCACGTTGCCGCCGTACCCGGAGCCAAAGCTCCAGATGGTGTTGTCGTGGGGGAAGTGGCAGATGTAGCGGCGGTCCGGGTTGACGTCACCGGTGCTGTGCAGGCCGCGGTTGAAGTCCTCCGAGTCGCCCAGCATGTCCAGGGCGGGTTTGCCCATGCGCGTCATGATGCGCATGTTCAGGGCGACATAGATGCTGTCGGTCAGCTCCACGCCGATCTTCGTGGAGGTGCCGCCCAGGGGCCCCATCGCATAGGGCACCACGTACATCGTCCGGCCCTTCATGCTCCCGTCGAAGAGCAGCCCCAGCTTGGTGTAGGCCTGCTCGGGGTCCATCCAGTTGTTGGTGGGCCCGGCGTCCGTCTTG encodes the following:
- a CDS encoding phosphoenolpyruvate carboxykinase (GTP), whose translation is MASTQRAAVTSDAPTKNVALLNWVARCAQMTQPDRIIWCDGSEAEKKRLTEQAVKEGILIPLNQEKRPGCYLHRSNPNDVARVEHLTFICTPNKTDAGPTNNWMDPEQAYTKLGLLFDGSMKGRTMYVVPYAMGPLGGTSTKIGVELTDSIYVALNMRIMTRMGKPALDMLGDSEDFNRGLHSTGDVNPDRRYICHFPHDNTIWSFGSGYGGNVLLGKKCLALRIGSYLGREEGWLAEHMLILGVTDPKGQTTYVAAAFPSACGKTNFAMMIPPKSYQGWKVETVGDDIAWMRVGPDGRLYAINPEAGYFGVVPGTNTKTNPNAMATIAKDTLFTNVAMTADGDVWWEGKDGEVPEELIDWQGRPWKKGSPDKAAHPNSRFTAPMTNNPALSPKANDPQGVPISAIIFGGRRSNTVPLVLQAFNWTHGVFLGATMGSETTAAATGKVGVVRRDPMAMLPFCGYHMGDYLQHWLDMQKSITHLPKIFQVNWFRQDKNGKYLWPGYGENMRVLEWIVNRVHGRVPTQETLLGWVPRQGDIPTQGLDLPPEAISEATSIKADEWKSELKSQEVFFEQLGTKAPEALMLQRKLLISRLGS